One Gossypium hirsutum isolate 1008001.06 chromosome A11, Gossypium_hirsutum_v2.1, whole genome shotgun sequence genomic window carries:
- the LOC121209459 gene encoding sucrose nonfermenting 4-like protein, whose amino-acid sequence MFASAPDSGNGNSGVSRSLLIPMRFVWPYGGSRVFLCGSFTRWSEHIPMSPMEGCPTVFQVICSLSPGYHQFKFFVDKEWRHDEHQPFVIGDYGVVNTIFIAREPDMLSPSFSPETPGRSNMDLDDVSSQMEAAPTISNADLEVSRHRIAAFLSRHTAYELLPESGKVVALDVDIAVKQAFHILHEQGIPVAPLWDSCKAQFVGVLSALDFILILRELGNLGSDLTEEELETHTISAWKEGKVHISRQMDGNARSYPRRLVCAGPHDSLKDVALKILNGNVATVPITHSSSPDGLFPQLLHLATLSEILKCICRHFKHSSSSLPILQQPICSIPLGTQVPKIGESNRRPLAMLRPNASLGAALSLLVQAEVSSIPIVDENNALIDIYSRSDITTLAKDKAYAQVRLEDMSIHQALQLEQDANSFNGQRCQMCLQSDTLHKVMERLANPGTRRLVIVEAGSKRVEGIISLSDVFRFLLGV is encoded by the exons ATGTTTGCTTCTGCTCCAGATAGTGGCAATGGAAACAGTGGAGTTTCAAGGTCACTTTTGATTCCAATGCGCTTCGTTTGGCCTTATGGGGGAAGTAGAGTGTTTCTCTGTGGCTCCTTTACGAG ATGGTCAGAGCATATTCCTATGTCTCCAATGGAGGGTTGTCCCACTGTATTTCAAGTTATTTGTAGCTTGAGCCCTGGATACCATCAG TTTAAGTTTTTTGTTGATAAAGAATGGCGGCATGATGAGCACCAGCCTTTTGTAATTGGTGATTATGGTGTGGTTAACACTATCTTTATAGCTAGGGAACCAGATATGCTTTCTCCAAGTTTTAGTCCTGAGACGCCAGGTAGGTCCAATATGGACCTGGATGATGTTTCTAGTCAAATG GAAGCGGCTCCAACAATATCCAATGCAGATTTGGAGGTCTCTCGTCATCGTATAGCTGCTTTCTTGTCAAGACACACGGCATATGAGTTGCTTCCTGAGTCAGGCAAG GTCGTTGCCTTGGATGTTGATATAGCTGTGAAGCAAGCATTCCATATTCTGCATGAACAG GGAATTCCCGTGGCTCCTCTCTGGGATTCTTGCAAGGCCCAGTTTGTTGGAGTCCTTAGTGCTCTGGACTTTATTCTTATCTTAAGAGAG TTGGGGAATCTTGGTTCGGATTTGACAGAAGAAGAATTGGAGACGCACACGATATCAGCTTGGAAGGAGGGAAAGGTGCATATTAGCAGACAGATGGATGGCAATGCCAGATCATATCCTAGACGTCTTGTTTGT GCTGGGCCGCATGATTCTTTGAAGGATGTTGCTTTGAAGATTTTGAACGGTAATGTAGCTACGGTTCCCATCACTCACTCTTCGTCACCAGATGGTTTGTTTCCGCAGCTGCTACACCTTGCCACCTTGTCTGAAATCCTAAAAT GTATTTGCagacattttaaacattcttctAGCTCCTTGCCCATTCTTCAACAACCAATTTGTTCAATTCCCTTGGGTACTCAGGTACCAAAAATCGGGGAATCAAATCGTCGGCCATTGGCAATGCTGCGACCAAATGCCTCTCTTGGTGCTGCTCTGTCATTGTTAGTGCAAG CCGAGGTAAGTTCGATACCGATAGTGGATGAGAATAACGCGTTGATTGATATATATTCAAGAAG TGATATAACCACTTTGGCAAAGGATAAAGCTTACGCACAGGTTCGTCTCGAAGACATGAGTATTCATCAG GCCTTGCAGTTGGAGCAAGATGCAAACTCTTTCAATGGACAAAGATGTCAAATGTGTCTACAATCAGATACTTTGCACAAAGTGATGGAGCGGTTGGCAAATCCAG GGACTAGGAGACTCGTGATTGTGGAGGCTGGCAGCAAGCGAGTTGAAGGAATTATTTCATTAAGTGATGTCTTTAGGTTCTTGCTTGGTGTTTAG